A single genomic interval of Arachis duranensis cultivar V14167 chromosome 7, aradu.V14167.gnm2.J7QH, whole genome shotgun sequence harbors:
- the LOC107459139 gene encoding uncharacterized protein LOC107459139: MPLYAKFLKELMTRKRNWGEKETVVLTEKCSAIIQNKLPQKIKDLESFQIPCIIRDINIEKALCDLGASINLMSLAMMKRMRIEEAKLIRMALQLADRTFKFPHGMVEDLLVKVGEFIFPADFVVLDMKEEANTSIILGRPF; the protein is encoded by the coding sequence atgccactctatgccaagttcttaaaagaGCTCATGACAAGGAAGAGAAACTGGGGTGAAAAGGAAACTGTGGTGCTCACTGAAAAATGTAGTGCTATCATACAAAATAAGCTACCCCAAAAGATAAAGGACCTTGAGAGCTTTCAAATTCCCTGCATCATAAGGGATATCAACATTGAGAAGGCACTATGTGATTTAGGAGCCAGCATCAACCTCATGTCTTTGGCTATGATGAAAAGAATGAGAATTGAAGAGGCCAAACTAATAAGAATGGCCCTGCAATTAGCTGACAGAACATTCAAATTTCCTCATGGGATGGTGGAAGACTTGTTGGTGAAAGTGGGAGAGTTTATATTCCCAGCTGATTTTGTTGTGCTTGATATGAAAGAGGAGGCTAACACATCAATTATCTTGGGAAGACCATTTTAG